A window from bacterium encodes these proteins:
- a CDS encoding saccharopine dehydrogenase C-terminal domain-containing protein — FAVTGADMNDAAGLPFPAINLDLRRPGDMPRMSGFDAVVSCLPYNFNIGIASAAHELGIHYFDLTEDVKTTQAIIQMSGTARAVMAPQCGLAPGFIAIVGAALTQTFDPIRCIRLRVGALPQHPTGLLGYAFNWSPEGVVNEYLNDCEVIEDGVHKWVSPLEWLETIVIGGVQLEAFTTSGGLGTMCDTFRGRVQNLDYKTIRYPGHAKLMNFFFHELLMREDRTRAGEILVHAKPQVNEDVVYVHAAVEGWKGGHLSREEFVRAYYPLEIAGRRWRAISWTTAASACAVVEMVSNGTIPGKGLIRQEEIPLSEFLKTRNGRLYNCEPDWGIRAGGAR; from the coding sequence GGTTCGCGGTAACCGGCGCCGACATGAATGATGCCGCCGGCCTGCCGTTTCCGGCCATCAACCTGGACTTGAGACGCCCTGGCGATATGCCCCGGATGAGCGGATTCGACGCGGTCGTTTCCTGTCTCCCCTACAACTTCAATATCGGCATTGCCTCCGCGGCCCATGAGCTCGGCATTCACTATTTCGACCTGACCGAGGACGTCAAGACGACCCAGGCGATCATCCAGATGAGCGGCACCGCGCGCGCGGTGATGGCGCCGCAGTGCGGGCTTGCGCCCGGATTCATCGCCATCGTGGGCGCCGCTCTGACCCAGACGTTCGATCCAATCCGCTGCATCCGGCTGCGGGTCGGGGCGCTTCCGCAACACCCGACCGGCCTGCTGGGATATGCGTTCAACTGGTCACCCGAAGGCGTCGTGAACGAGTACCTCAACGACTGCGAGGTCATCGAGGACGGCGTCCACAAGTGGGTCTCTCCCCTGGAATGGCTGGAGACAATCGTCATCGGAGGCGTCCAGCTCGAGGCCTTCACCACGTCCGGCGGGCTCGGCACGATGTGCGACACCTTCCGGGGGCGTGTTCAGAACCTGGACTACAAGACCATTCGCTACCCCGGCCACGCCAAACTCATGAACTTCTTCTTCCACGAGCTGCTGATGCGCGAGGACAGGACCCGTGCCGGCGAGATACTGGTGCACGCCAAGCCCCAGGTCAACGAAGACGTGGTGTATGTCCATGCCGCGGTGGAGGGATGGAAGGGAGGGCACCTCTCGCGCGAGGAGTTCGTGAGGGCCTACTACCCGCTCGAGATCGCCGGTCGCCGGTGGCGGGCAATCTCGTGGACGACCGCCGCCTCGGCCTGCGCGGTGGTCGAGATGGTGAGCAACGGGACGATCCCCGGCAAGGGCCTCATCAGGCAGGAGGAGATCCCGCTATCCGAGTTCCTGAAGACAAGAAACGGGCGTCTTTACAATTGCGAACCGGATTGGGGGATACGGGCCGGCGGGGCCAGGTAG
- a CDS encoding ATP-binding protein yields the protein MPLHPVLLEKLNAALASAPAARLTRRDARLPAVAGKVHAVIGMRRAGKTTFLLQLLAERRASLPPERALFVSFDDDRLAELPLEQLGLLLEEYYRRFPELRGREKVHWFLDEIQLVPGWERFVRRVIDSELAEIVISGSSARMLSREVHTSLRGRGMETVIGPFSFREFLRHRGEEPGGEPARWTSAERSLVEKRFLEYLAEGGFPEAQGLAPAVRLELLQGYVDTVLFRDVVERYGVSQVAALRWLVRQCLRNPAGAFSIHRLHRDLKAQGHGVAKDAVHAMFGYLLDAFLISTAPLATDSERRRNSNPRKVYPVDPGLIRAFDAAGRANLGHALETVVASELGRRRAQVGYVKTGEGHEVDFHVCYLAGGEGLVQVCADPSDRTTLARELRALEEAAQEHRRAKRWLLVLTRDQVPAVTAPGVVVQPAYEWLLAGPVHL from the coding sequence ATGCCCCTGCACCCCGTGCTGCTGGAGAAGCTCAACGCGGCGCTCGCGTCGGCGCCGGCGGCGCGACTGACCCGACGCGATGCCCGGCTGCCGGCGGTGGCAGGCAAGGTGCATGCGGTCATCGGCATGCGCCGGGCGGGCAAGACCACGTTCCTGCTCCAGTTGCTGGCCGAGCGGCGGGCATCGCTTCCGCCTGAGCGAGCACTCTTCGTGAGCTTCGACGATGATCGGCTGGCCGAGTTGCCGCTCGAGCAACTCGGCCTCCTGCTCGAGGAGTACTACAGGCGGTTCCCGGAGCTGCGCGGCCGCGAGAAGGTCCACTGGTTCCTCGACGAGATCCAGCTCGTGCCGGGCTGGGAACGCTTCGTACGCCGGGTGATCGACTCTGAACTCGCCGAGATCGTGATCTCCGGCTCGTCGGCCAGGATGCTCTCCCGCGAGGTGCACACCTCGCTGCGCGGGCGCGGCATGGAGACCGTAATCGGGCCGTTCAGCTTCCGCGAGTTCCTGCGCCATCGCGGCGAGGAGCCCGGGGGGGAGCCGGCGCGCTGGACCAGCGCCGAGCGGTCGCTCGTCGAGAAGCGCTTCCTGGAGTACCTCGCAGAGGGCGGCTTTCCAGAGGCCCAGGGGCTGGCGCCCGCGGTGCGTCTCGAGCTGCTCCAGGGGTATGTGGACACGGTGCTCTTCCGGGATGTGGTGGAGCGTTACGGCGTCTCTCAGGTGGCCGCGCTGCGCTGGCTGGTGCGCCAGTGCCTGCGCAATCCGGCCGGGGCCTTCAGTATCCACCGGCTCCACCGAGACCTGAAGGCGCAGGGACACGGTGTGGCGAAGGACGCCGTGCACGCGATGTTTGGCTATCTGCTGGACGCGTTTCTGATCAGCACCGCCCCGCTGGCCACCGATTCTGAACGCCGCCGCAATTCCAACCCTCGCAAGGTGTACCCGGTGGATCCCGGTCTGATTCGCGCGTTCGACGCGGCCGGACGTGCGAACCTGGGTCATGCGCTGGAGACCGTGGTCGCGAGCGAACTCGGGCGTCGCAGGGCGCAGGTCGGGTATGTGAAGACAGGCGAAGGTCACGAGGTGGATTTCCACGTGTGCTACCTGGCGGGCGGCGAGGGCCTCGTGCAGGTGTGCGCAGACCCCTCGGATCGCACAACGTTAGCGCGCGAGCTGCGCGCGCTCGAAGAGGCCGCGCAGGAGCACCGCCGCGCGAAGCGGTGGCTCCTCGTGTTGACCCGCGATCAGGTGCCTGCCGTCACCGCGCCCGGCGTGGTCGTGCAGCCCGCCTACGAGTGGCTGCTCGCCGGGCCGGTTCATCTCTGA
- a CDS encoding DUF1116 domain-containing protein: MSSIRQAIDAANAQAVERIIAADPVLVDIAPAGEVIPGLQDRMVLHSGPPVTWDRMCGAQRGAVIGMVLFEGWAQDAAGATRLLESGEIRLEPNHHHQAVGPMAGTISPSLPVFVVENTAFGNHAFCRQVERQQQFGDYSEGALRGLQMWRDFWAPSIAAGLRQMGGGLNLKTMIAKALQMGDELHNRQVAASSLFANAMAVPMIKAGLPADRLIGTLGYLANHEVFFLSMAMAAAKASADPASGIERSTVVTAMARNGTEFGIRVSGLGDEWFTAPAPRIEGLYFPGYKEEDAGFDMGDSAIAETVGWGGFVLGGAPGILNLVGGTPEQAMRYSAEMREITVASHAVYRIPAFGFEGVPVGIDIRKVVRTGTTPIIDTAIAHKDPGHPMIGAGIVRAPLECFEKALGAFASKYG; this comes from the coding sequence GTGAGTAGCATCAGGCAGGCGATAGACGCAGCGAACGCACAGGCCGTGGAGCGCATCATCGCAGCGGACCCGGTTCTGGTTGACATCGCGCCCGCGGGAGAGGTCATCCCCGGCCTGCAGGACAGGATGGTCCTGCACTCCGGCCCGCCCGTGACCTGGGATCGCATGTGCGGGGCACAGCGGGGCGCGGTCATCGGGATGGTGCTCTTCGAGGGATGGGCTCAGGACGCCGCCGGCGCCACGCGACTTCTCGAGAGCGGAGAAATCAGGCTGGAACCCAATCACCACCACCAGGCCGTGGGGCCGATGGCAGGCACCATCTCCCCTTCGCTGCCCGTATTCGTGGTCGAGAACACGGCCTTTGGCAACCACGCCTTCTGCCGCCAGGTGGAACGCCAGCAGCAGTTCGGCGACTACAGCGAGGGGGCGCTACGCGGGCTGCAGATGTGGCGTGATTTCTGGGCCCCCTCAATTGCGGCCGGGCTACGCCAGATGGGCGGTGGCTTGAACCTGAAAACGATGATCGCGAAGGCGCTCCAGATGGGCGACGAGCTGCACAACCGGCAGGTGGCCGCATCGAGCCTGTTCGCCAACGCCATGGCGGTGCCCATGATCAAGGCGGGCCTGCCGGCCGATCGCCTGATCGGCACGCTCGGCTACCTCGCAAACCACGAGGTGTTCTTCCTCTCCATGGCGATGGCCGCGGCCAAGGCCTCCGCAGACCCGGCCTCCGGGATAGAGCGCAGCACCGTCGTGACCGCCATGGCGCGCAACGGCACCGAGTTCGGGATCAGGGTGAGCGGCCTGGGTGACGAGTGGTTCACCGCACCCGCGCCCCGCATCGAGGGGCTCTACTTCCCCGGGTACAAGGAGGAAGATGCCGGATTCGACATGGGCGATTCGGCGATCGCCGAGACGGTCGGCTGGGGAGGCTTCGTGCTGGGAGGCGCGCCGGGCATCCTGAACCTAGTAGGAGGCACGCCGGAACAGGCCATGCGGTACAGCGCTGAGATGCGCGAGATCACGGTGGCAAGCCATGCTGTCTACCGCATTCCCGCGTTCGGGTTCGAGGGCGTGCCCGTCGGCATAGACATCCGGAAGGTAGTTCGTACCGGCACCACGCCGATCATAGACACCGCCATCGCCCACAAGGACCCCGGGCACCCGATGATCGGCGCAGGGATCGTCCGGGCGCCGCTGGAGTGCTTTGAGAAAGCCCTTGGGGCGTTTGCGAGCAAGTACGGGTAG
- a CDS encoding ABC transporter ATP-binding protein gives MPASSLLEVRDLSKRFPVRGARSLVYAVDRVGFSLQAGESVGLVGESGCGKSTLVRLITRLLDPTGGEIRFEGQEIGAIPSAHFAHRPERAKIQMVFQDPTDSLNPRFTAFDTMADPIRHLAGVSERRLLQDRVAEVADLVRLPGELLGRYPHQLSGGQQQRVGIARAIAVSPQLLILDEPTSALDVSVQAVILHLLAELRRRLGMSYLFVSHDLNVVRLITERVMVMYAGRIVEVGPTAEVFSRPNHPYTRALLSAIPTFDPNARRERIRLPGEPQSPIDPSPTVCRFFGRCPDGFDRCAREMPALSHLGGDRHVACHLLECNHDREGPSE, from the coding sequence ATGCCCGCATCGTCGCTCCTTGAGGTGCGCGACCTGTCCAAGCGCTTTCCGGTGCGAGGCGCCCGAAGCCTGGTCTATGCGGTGGACCGCGTCGGCTTCTCGCTGCAGGCCGGGGAGTCTGTCGGGCTGGTGGGCGAGTCGGGCTGCGGCAAGTCCACCCTGGTGCGCCTGATCACCAGGCTGCTCGATCCCACCGGCGGCGAGATACGGTTCGAAGGGCAGGAGATCGGCGCGATCCCATCAGCCCACTTCGCGCACAGGCCCGAGCGGGCGAAGATACAGATGGTGTTCCAGGACCCCACCGACAGTCTAAACCCGCGCTTCACCGCGTTTGACACCATGGCCGATCCCATCCGTCATCTGGCAGGGGTGAGCGAACGGCGGTTACTGCAGGACCGGGTGGCCGAGGTTGCCGATCTGGTGCGACTCCCAGGCGAACTGCTCGGGCGCTATCCCCACCAGCTTTCAGGAGGGCAGCAGCAACGAGTCGGGATAGCGCGGGCCATCGCGGTGTCCCCACAGTTGTTAATCCTGGACGAGCCCACCTCCGCGCTGGACGTCTCGGTGCAGGCGGTCATCCTGCACCTGCTGGCTGAACTGCGCCGGCGTTTGGGCATGTCCTACCTCTTCGTATCCCACGACCTGAACGTGGTCCGGCTGATCACGGAACGGGTAATGGTAATGTACGCGGGCAGGATCGTGGAAGTCGGGCCCACGGCCGAGGTGTTCTCTCGCCCCAACCACCCGTACACCCGCGCGCTCCTTTCGGCAATCCCGACGTTCGATCCAAACGCCAGGAGAGAACGGATCCGCCTGCCGGGCGAACCGCAGAGCCCGATAGATCCCAGCCCTACGGTCTGCCGCTTCTTCGGGCGGTGCCCTGACGGCTTCGATCGGTGCGCACGCGAGATGCCCGCGCTGAGCCATCTGGGCGGCGACCGCCATGTGGCATGCCATCTGCTCGAGTGCAATCACGATAGGGAGGGTCCCAGTGAGTAG